The genomic region TTGCGGGCGAGGTCGCCCTGCAGCAGCTCGCGGGCGATGTCGGCGCGCGCCTGCTCGAGCGGGATCACCTTCGGCTCCTGGACCTCCTCCACCTGGAGCACGTGCCAGCCGAAGCGGGTGCGGGTGGGGCCGACCACCGCGCCGGGCTTGGCGCCGAAGGCCGCGTCCTCGAACGGCTTAGCCATCACGCCCTGGCCGAAGAACCCGAGCTCGCCGCCCCTGTCCTTGGAGCCCGGGTCGTCGGACGTCTCCTGGGCGACCTTGGCGAAGTCCTCGCCCTTCTCGATGCGGGCCTTGATGGCGTCGGCCTTCTTCTTCGCGTCCTCGTCCACGGCCTTGCCGGCCGCCTCGTCGGCCTTCACGAGGATGTGGCGGGCGCGGACGCGCTTCTTGAGGTCGTAGCGGGCGGTGTTGTCCTTGTAGAACTTCTCGATGCGGGGCCCGTTCGCGGCCATGAAGGCCTGCGCCTGCGCGTCGGTCGGCTTCTGCTCGGTCTTGAGCGCGGCGTAGGGGAAGCGGACGAACTCGAGGTTCACCCGATCGCTCTCCGACAGCCACGCCTCCTTGACCTCGTCGTCCGACACCTTCGAGGTCTCGCGCAGCAGGGCGAGCATCTTGCCGTAGGCGAGGTCGCGGCGGAGCCGCTCCTCGTACTTGGCCGGCGAGCCGAAGTAGTTGGTGACCGCGCGCTTGTAGAGGTCGTAGTCGAAGCGGCCGTCGGTCTGGAAGGCGGGGTTCTCCTTCACCGCCCGCGAGAGCTCGTCGTCGCTCACCGCCACGCCGTGCGCGTCGGCCTGCTGCAGCACCAGCTCGCGCTCGACGAGCTGGTCCATCGCCACCTTGCGCAGGCCGAGCTGATCGGCGAGCTCGCGCGAGAAGGCCTGGCCGGCGCGGGCCTGGTAGAGCCGGAAGAGCTGGGCGTAGTGCTGGTCGAAGTCGGCCGCGGTGATGGTCGTGCCGTTCACCTTGGCCGCCCACGCCGGCGCCGACGCGCTCCCGCCCGAGCAGCCCCGGGACCCGGGGCCGAAGCTCACCACGAAGACGACGATGATGATGCCGAACAGGACGTAGGTGAGGACGCTGCGGGCATTCGCCCTCAGGATGTCGAGCATGGAACGCGCGCTCCGGTTGTTGAACTGGGCGGCGCGTGGTTCCCGGGCCGCCTGGAAAGGTGGAACACCCTAGCGAACATGCGCTAAAATGCAAGGGAATTTCGAGATGGCGACAACGGGTTCGGCCTGGGTGTATGAGGTGGTCCCTCGACCCGGAGGGCTGCCCTTCCTCGCGCCGGAGATCGCGTGTTCGGATTGTTGAAGCGGTACCGTGAGCTGCTCCTCATAGCGGTGCTGCTCCTGCTCCCGCTGGTGGTGTACTTCGCCCATGCCAGGCGTCAGGCCGAGCAGCTGTCCAGGTTCGACCGGACCCTGCTCTGGCTGACGAGCCCCGTGGAGAAGGGCATCCACTGGGCCGTGTCGGGCGTCCAGCGCGGCTGGTACGGGTACGTCGCGCTCCGGCACGCGCACCAGAAGGCCGACGCGCTCCAGCGCCGGCTCGACCTCTACGAGCTCGAGCGCCAGCAGCTCCTGCAGGAGCGGTCCGAGAACGGTCGCCTGCACGCGCTCCTCGGCATGGCCGAGACCTCCCCCGAGCGCCGGTACCAGGGCGCCCGGGTGGTCGGTGTCCGGCTCGATCCCAAGGGGCTGCAGCTCGTCACCATCGACCGCGGCGCCGACGACGGCATCGCGCGCATGATGCCGGTGGTGGTGGCGAAGGGGGTGGTGGGGCGGGTGCACGCCGTCACCGCCTCCAGCGCCGACGTCCTCGTGCTCTCCGACCGGAACAGCTCGATCGCCTCGCGCGTGGAGCGCTCGCGGGCCCGGGCCAACGTCCGCGGGACCGGCGAGCCCTGGAGCTGCCGGCTCGACTACGCCCTGCGCGCCGAGGACATGGTGGAGGGCGACCTGCTCGTCACCTCCGGCACCGACGGCGTCTACCCGCGCGGCCTGCCGGTGGGCCGGGTCACGCACCTGAAGCGCACCGGCTACGGGCTCTACCAGTACGCGGAGGTGGTCCCGGCGGTGGAGCTCACCAAGCTCGAGGAGGTGCTCGTCATCACCTCGCCCATCGATCGCGCCGAGGAGAGCGCCGAGCCGCCGCCGCAGCCGGTCGCC from Anaeromyxobacter paludicola harbors:
- a CDS encoding peptidylprolyl isomerase; protein product: MLDILRANARSVLTYVLFGIIIVVFVVSFGPGSRGCSGGSASAPAWAAKVNGTTITAADFDQHYAQLFRLYQARAGQAFSRELADQLGLRKVAMDQLVERELVLQQADAHGVAVSDDELSRAVKENPAFQTDGRFDYDLYKRAVTNYFGSPAKYEERLRRDLAYGKMLALLRETSKVSDDEVKEAWLSESDRVNLEFVRFPYAALKTEQKPTDAQAQAFMAANGPRIEKFYKDNTARYDLKKRVRARHILVKADEAAGKAVDEDAKKKADAIKARIEKGEDFAKVAQETSDDPGSKDRGGELGFFGQGVMAKPFEDAAFGAKPGAVVGPTRTRFGWHVLQVEEVQEPKVIPLEQARADIARELLQGDLARKAAEARAAEALATAKKTGKPLAELFPAAKEAKSPLEQVAAESTGLFGATAAAVPRVGPSPELEADAFKASAGQLLPRVYETPQGTVVAQVKDRQRPDPAQFEAQKQDLAARLRDRKESQAEQAWVKALRAQAKVKVNDAFTRGNVPAPNVELD
- the mreC gene encoding rod shape-determining protein MreC, with protein sequence MKRYRELLLIAVLLLLPLVVYFAHARRQAEQLSRFDRTLLWLTSPVEKGIHWAVSGVQRGWYGYVALRHAHQKADALQRRLDLYELERQQLLQERSENGRLHALLGMAETSPERRYQGARVVGVRLDPKGLQLVTIDRGADDGIARMMPVVVAKGVVGRVHAVTASSADVLVLSDRNSSIASRVERSRARANVRGTGEPWSCRLDYALRAEDMVEGDLLVTSGTDGVYPRGLPVGRVTHLKRTGYGLYQYAEVVPAVELTKLEEVLVITSPIDRAEESAEPPPQPVAAGAPGSPIPGAPPTPGATPAPGATPAPGAAAQPPASATAAAAGPAGAASPTATAPGPAGAAGPTPAPASPGAVAPAPRASPTPAAGLAPARAPAPVRVPAAGAASPAPPGVAAQTPRPAGARP